A stretch of DNA from Micromonospora sp. NBC_01813:
GTCCGGCTCCGTGAGGCGAAGGACGTCCGGCTCAACGTCTACAACGCCACCGACACCAGCGGACTGGCCACGAACGTCGGCGGCGACCTGGGCAACCGCAACTTCCAGATCGAGGAGGCCACGAACGACCCGGAGGGCCGCCGGATCGACGACGTGGCCGTGCTGCGGTACGGGCCGAAGGGAGTCGGCTCGGCCCACCTGATGCGGGCCTACTTCCTCGACCAGGCCGCGACGGAGTACGACCCGGCCCGGGAGGACGACATCGTCGATGTGGTGATCGGCAACGGGTTCCGCCAGTTGGCCACCACGACCGAGGTCAACCAGTCGCTGGCCGCCCTCGGCAAGCCGGTGCTTCCGCCACAGACCTGCGCCGCCCCGCAGTAGTCACCCGGCCCGGGCGGCACGCCGGGCCGGGTGACGGCACGCCCGGCCCGGGTCACGGCCCGCCGGCGGCGTCCAGCCTGATCAGCTGCTCCTGCAGGGCCGAAAACAGCGCCGGCGGTGCGGCCACCACCATGTCCGGCCCGACCGGCGCGGCGGCCAACCCGGCGACCAGCAGGCCGGCCTCCGCGGCCACCAGGCCGCCGGCCGCGTGGTCCCACAGGTTCAGCCCTTTCTCGTAGTAGGCGT
This window harbors:
- a CDS encoding LytR C-terminal domain-containing protein, producing MSFARVRALVVVGVLVVFALVFVVVAMVRDSQGGTDSVASCPDGWALADVRLREAKDVRLNVYNATDTSGLATNVGGDLGNRNFQIEEATNDPEGRRIDDVAVLRYGPKGVGSAHLMRAYFLDQAATEYDPAREDDIVDVVIGNGFRQLATTTEVNQSLAALGKPVLPPQTCAAPQ